A genome region from Musa acuminata AAA Group cultivar baxijiao unplaced genomic scaffold, Cavendish_Baxijiao_AAA HiC_scaffold_759, whole genome shotgun sequence includes the following:
- the LOC135663787 gene encoding LOW QUALITY PROTEIN: photosystem II CP43 reaction center protein-like (The sequence of the model RefSeq protein was modified relative to this genomic sequence to represent the inferred CDS: deleted 1 base in 1 codon) yields MTITLGKFTKEENDLFDIMDDWLRRDRFVFVGWSGLLLFPCAYFALGGWFTGTTFVTSWYTHGLASSYLEGCNFLTAAVSTPANSLAHSLLLLWGPEAQGDFTRWCQLGGLWTFVALHGAFALIGFMLRQFELARSVQLRPYNAIAFSAPIAVFVSVFLIYPLGQSGWFFAPSFGVAAIFRFILFFQGFHNWTLNPFHMMGVAGVLGAALLCAIHGATVENTLFEDGDGANTFRAFNPTQAEETYSMVTANRFWSQIFGVAFSNKRWLHFFMLFVPVTGLWMSAIGVVGLALNLRAYDFVSQEIRAAEDPEFETFYTKNILLNEGIRAWMAAQDQPHENLIFPEEVLPRGNLFNGTLALAGRDQETTGFAWWAGNARLINLSGKLLGAHVAHAGLIVFWAGAMNLFEVAHFVPEKPMYEQGLILLPHLATLGWGVGPGGEVMDTFPYFVSGVLHLISSAVLGFGGIYHALLGPETLEESFPFFGYVWKDRNKMTTILGIHLILLGLGAFLLVLKAVYFGGIYDTWAPGGGDVRKITNLTLSPSVIFGYLLKSPFGGEGWIVSVDDLEDIIGGHVWLGSICILGGIWHILTKPFAWARRAFVWSGEAYLSYSLGALSVFGFIACCFVWFNNTAYPSEFYGPTGPEASQAQAFTFLVRDQRLGANVGSAQGPTGLGKYLMRSPTGEIIFGGETMRFWDLRAPWLEPLRGPNGLDLSRLKKDIQPWQERRSAEYMTHAPLGSLNSVGGVATEINAVNYVSPRSWLATSHFVLGFFFFVGHLWHAGRARAAAAGFEKGIDRDLEPVLSMTPLS; encoded by the exons ATGACTATAACCCTTGGTAAATTtaccaaagaagaaaatgatctaTTTGATATTATGGATGATTGGTTACGGAGGGACCGTTTCGTTTTTGTAGGTTGGTCCGGCCTATTGCTCTTTCCTTGTGCTTATTTCGCTTTAGGAGGTTGGTTTACAGGTACAACTTTTGTAACTTCATGGTATACCCATGGATTGGCGAGTTCCTATTTGGAAGGTTGCAATTTCTTAACCGCTGCAGTTTCCACTCCTGCGAATAGTTTAGCACATTCTTTGTTGCTACTATGGGGTCCTGAAGCACAAGGAGATTTTACTCGTTGGTGTCAATTAGGCGGTCTGTGGACTTTTGTTGCTCTCCATGGTGCTTTCGCACTAATAGGTTTCATGTTACGTCAATTCGAACTTGCTCGATCTGTTCAATTGCGACCTTATAATGCAATCGCATTCTCTGCTCCAATTGCTGTTTTTGTTTCAGTATTCTTGATTTATCCACTGGGTCAATCTGGTTGGTTCTTTGCACCTAGTTTTGGCGTAGCAGCCATATTTCgattcatcctcttcttccaagGGTTTCATAATTGGACGTTGAACCCATTTCATATGATGGGAGTTGCCGGAGTATTAGGCGCTGCTCTGCTATGCGCTATTCATGGTGCTACCGTAGAAAATACTTTATTCGAAGATGGTGACGGTGCAAATACATTTCGTGCTTTTAACCCAACTCAAGCCGAAGAGACTTATTCAATGGTCACTGCTAACCGTTTTTGGTCCCAAATCTTTGGGGTTGCTTTTTCCAATAAACGTTGGTTACATTTCTTTATGCTATTTGTACCCGTAACTGGTTTATGGATGAGTGCTATTGGGGTAGTCGGTCTGGCTCTGAATCTACGTGCCTATGACTTCGTTTCCCAAGAAATCCGTGCAGCGGAAGATCCTGAATTTGAGACTTTCTACAccaaaaatattctcttaaacgaaGGTATTCGTGCTTGGATGGCGGCTCAGGATCAGCCTCATGAAAACCTTATATTCCCTGAGGAGGTTCTACCACGTGGAAAC CTCTTTAATGGAACTTTAGCTTTAGCTGGTCGTGACCAAGAAACCACCGGTTTCGCTTGGTGGGCCGGGAATGCCAGACTTATAAATTTGTCCGGTAAACTACTTGGAGCTCACGTAGCCCATGCCGGATTAATCGTATTCTGGGCCGGGGCAATGAACCTATTTGAAGTGGCTCATTTCGTACCAGAGAAACCCATGTATGAACAAGGATTGATTTTACTTCCGCACCTAGCTACTCTAGGTTGGGGGGTAGGTCCGGGGGGAGAGGTTATGGACACCTTTCCATACTTTGTATCTGGAGTACTTCACTTAATTTCCTCTGCAGTCTTAGGCTTTGGTGGTATTTATCATGCGCTTCTTGGACCCGAGACTCTTGAAGAATCTTTTCCATTCTTCGGTTATGTATGGAAAGATAGAAATAAAATGACTACCATTTTGGGTATTCACTTAATTTTGTTAGGTCTAGGTGCTTTTCTTCTAGTACTCAAGGCTGTTTATTTTGGGGGCATATATGATACCTGGGCCCCTGGGGGGGGAGATGTAAGAAAAATTACCAACTTGACCCTTAGCCCAAGTGTCATATTTGGTTATTTACTAAAATCTCCTTTTGGGGGAGAAGGATGGATTGTTAGTGTGGACGATTTAGAAGATATAATTGGGGGACATGTATGGTTAGGTTCCATTTGTATACTTGGTGGAATTTGGCATATCTTAACCAAACCTTTTGCATGGGCTCGCCGTGCATTTGTATGGTCTGGAGAGGCTTACTTGTCTTATAGTTTAGGTGCTTTATCTGTCTTTGGTTTTATCGCTTGTTGTTTTGTCTGGTTTAATAATACCGCTTATCCTAGTGAGTTTTACGGACCTACCGGGCCAGAAGCTTCTCAAGCTCAAGCATTTACCTTTCTAGTCAGAGACCAACGTCTTGGAGCTAACGTGGGATCCGCTCAAGGACCTACTGGTTTAGGTAAATATCTAATGCGTTCCCCGACTGGAGAGATTATTTTTGGAGGAGAAACTATGCGTTTTTGGGATCTTCGTGCTCCCTGGTTAGAACCTCTAAGGGGTCCCAATGGTTTGGACTTGAGTAGGCTGAAAAAAGACATACAACCTTGGCAAGAACGACGTTCGGCAGAATATATGACTCATGCTCCTTTAGGTTCTTTAAATTCCGTGGGTGGCGTAGCTACCGAGATCAATGCAGTCAATTATGTCTCTCCTAGAAGTTGGTTGGCGACCTCCCATTTTGTTCTAGGATTCTTCTTTTTTGTGGGGCATTTGTGGCATGCGGGAAGGGCCCGTGCAGCTGCAGCAGGCTTTGAAAAAGGAATCGATCGTGATTTGGAACCTGTTCTTTCCATGACCCCTCTTAGTtga
- the LOC135663789 gene encoding photosystem I P700 chlorophyll a apoprotein A1: MIIRSPEPEVKIVVDRDPIKTSFEEWARPGHFSRTIAKGPDTTTWIWNLHADAHDFDSHTSDLEEISRKVFSAHFGQLSIIFLWLSGMYFHGARFSNYEAWLSDPTHIAPSAQVVWPIVGQEILNGDVGGGFRGIQITSGFFQIWRASGITSELQLYCTAIGALVFASLMLFAGWFHYHKAAPKLAWFQDVESMLNHHLAGLLGLGSLSWAGHQIHVSLPINQFLDAGVDPKEIPLPHEFILNRDLLAQLYPSFAEGATPFFTLNWSKYAEFLTFRGGLDPITGGLWLTDIAHHHLAIAILFLIAGHMYRTNWGIGHSIKDILEAHKGPFTGQGHKGLYEILTTSWHAQLSLNLAMLGSLTIIVAHHMYSMPPYPYLAIDYGTQLSLFTHHMWIGGFLIVGAAAHAAIFMVRDYDPTTRYNDLLDRVLRHRDAIISHLNWACIFLGFHSFGLYIHNDTMSALGRPQDMFSDTAIQLQPIFAQWVQNTHALAPGITAPGATASTSLTWGGGELVAVGGKVALLPIPLGTADFLVHHIHAFTIHVTVLILLKGVLFARSSRLIPDKANLGFRFPCDGPGRGGTCQVSAWDHVFLGLFWMYNAISVVIFHFSWKMQSDVWGTISDQGVVTHITGGNFAQSSITINGWLRDFLWAQASQVIQSYGSSLSAYGLFFLGAHFVWAFSLMFLFSGRGYWQELIESIVWAHNKLKVAPATQPRALSIVQGRAVGVTHYLLGGIATTWAFFLARIIAVG; this comes from the coding sequence atgattattcgttcgccggaaccagaagtgaaaattgttgtagatagggatcccataaaaacgtctttcgaggaatgggccagacccggccatttctcaagaacaatagctaagggccctgatactaccacttggatctggaacctacatgctgatgctcacgatttcgatagtcataccagtgatttggaggagatctctcgaaaagtatttagtgctcattttggtcaactctccattatctttctttggctgagtggcatgtacttccatggcgctcgtttttccaattatgaagcatggctaagtgatcctactcacattgcacccagtgcccaggtagtttggccaatagtaggtcaagaaatattgaatggtgatgtgggtggaggtttccgaggaatacaaataacctccgggttttttcagatttggcgagcatctggaataactagtgaattacaactctattgtaccgccattggcgcattggtctttgcatcgttaatgctttttgctggttggttccattatcacaaagccgcccccaaattggcttggttccaagatgtagaatctatgttaaatcaccacttagcggggttactaggacttgggtctctttcttgggcgggacaccaaatccatgtatctttaccgattaaccaatttctcgacgctggagttgatcctaaagagataccgcttcctcatgaatttatcttgaatcgggaccttttggctcaactttatcccagttttgccgagggagcaaccccctttttcaccttgaattggtcaaaatacgcggaatttcttacttttcgcggaggattggacccaataacaggtggtctatggctgaccgatattgcacaccatcatttagctattgcaattcttttcctgatcgctggtcatatgtatagaacCAACTGGGGCATTGGTCATAGCATTAAAGACATTTTAGAGGCTCATAAAGGTCCATTTACAGGCCAGGGCCATAAAGGACTCTATGAAATCCTAACAACGTCGTGGCATGCTCAATTATCTCTTAACCTGGCTATGTTAGGCTCTTTAACCATTATTGTAGCTCACCATATGTATTCCATGCCTCCCTATCCATACCTAGCTATTGACTATGGTACACAACTTTCGTTGTTCACACATCACATGTGGATCGGTGGGTTTCTCATAGTTGGTGCTGCTGCACATGCAGCAATTTTTATGGTAAGAGATTACGATCCAACTACTCGATACAACGATCTATTAGATCGTGTCCTTAGACACCGCGATGCAATCATATCACATCTTAACTGGGCATGTATATTTCTGGGTTTTCACAGTTTTGGCTTGTATATTCATAATGATACCATGAGCGCTTTAGGGCGTCCACAAGATATGTTTTCAGATACCGCTATACAATTACAACCCATCTTTGCTCAATGGGTACAAAACACCCATGCTTTAGCACCCGGCATAACAGCTCCTGGTGCAACAGCAAGTACCAGCTTAACTTGGGGAGGTGGTGAGTTGGTAGCAGTAGGCGGCAAAGTAGCTTTGTTACCTATTCCATTAGGAACCGCAGACTTCTTAGTCCATCATATTCATGCATTTACGATCCACGTGACTGTATTGATACTACTGAAAGGTGTTCTATTTGCTCGCAGTTCCCGTTTGATACCTGATAAAGCAAATCTTGGTTTTCGTTTTCCTTGTGATGGACCTGGAAGAGGGGGGACATGTCAAGTATCTGCCTGGGATCATGTCTTCTTAGGTCTATTCTGGATGTACAATGCGATTTCCGTAGTTATTTTCCATTTCAGTTGGAAAATGCAGTCGGATGTTTGGGGTACTATAAGTGATCAAGGGGTAGTAACTCATATTACAGGAGGAAACTTTGCGCAGAGTTCCATTACTATTAATGGGTGGCTTCGAGATTTCTTATGGGCACAGGCATCTCAGGTAATTCAGTCTTATGGTTCTTCATTATCTGCATATGGTCTCTTTTTCTTAGGTGCTCATTTTGTCTGGGCTTTCAGTTTAATGTTTCTATTCAGTGGCCGTGGTTATTGGCAAGAACTCATTGAATCCATCGTTTGGGCTCATAACAAATTAAAAGTTGCTCCTGCTACTCAGCCTAGAGCCTTGAGCATTGTACAAGGACGTGCTGTAGGAGTAACCCATTACCTTCTGGGTGGAATTGCCACAACATGGGCATTCTTCTTAGCAAGAATTATTGCAGTAGGATAA
- the LOC135663788 gene encoding photosystem I P700 chlorophyll a apoprotein A2: MALRFPRFSQGLAQDPTTRRIWFGIATAHDFESHDDITEERLYQNIFASHFGQLAIIFLWTSGNLFHVAWQGNFESWIQDPLHVRPIAHAIWDPHFGQPAVEAFTRGGATGPVNIAYSGVYQWWYTIGLRTNEDLYTGALFLLFLSAISLIAGWLHLQPKWKPSVSWFKNAESRLNHHLSGLFGVSSLAWTGHLVHVAIPGSRGQYVRWNNFLDVLPYPQGLGPLFTGQWNLYAQNPDSSSHLFGTSQGTGTAILTLLGGFHPQTQSLWLTDIAHHHLAIAFIFLIAGHMYRTNFGIGHSIKDLLETHIPPGGRLGRGHKGLYDTINNSLHFQLGLALASLGVITSLVAQHMYSLPAYAFIAQDFTTQAALYTHHQYIAGFIMTGAFAHGAIFFIRDYNPEQNEDNVLARMLDHKEAIISHLSWASLFLGFHTLGLYVHNDVMLAFGTPEKQILIEPIFAQWIQSAHGKTSYGFDVLLSSTNGPAFNAGRSIWLPGWLNAVNENSNSLFLTIGPGDFLVHHAIALGLHTTTLILVKGALDARGSKLMPDKKDFGYSFPCDGPGRGGTCDISAWDAFYLAVFWMLNTIGWVTFYWHWKHITLWQGNVSQFNESSTYLMGWLRDYLWLNSSQLINGYNPFGMNSLSVWAWMFLFGHLVWATGFMFLISWRGYWQELIETLAWAHERTPLANLIRWRDKPVALSIVQARLVGLAHFSVGYIFTYAAFLIASTSGKFG; this comes from the coding sequence ATGGCATTAAGATTTCCGAGGTTTAGCCAAGGCTTAGCTCAGGACCCCACTACTCGTCGTATTTGGTTTGGTATTGCTACCGCACATGACTTCGAGAGTCATGATGATATTACTGAGGAACGTCTTTATCAGAACATTTTTGCTTCTCACTTTGGGCAATTAGCAATAATCTTTCTGTGGACGTCCGGAAATCTCTTTCATGTAGCTTGGCAAGGAAATTTTGAGTCATGGATACAAGACCCTTTACATGTAAGACCTATTGCTCATGCAATTTGGGATCCTCATTTTGGTCAACCAGCTGTAGAAGCCTTTACTCGAGGAGGTGCTACCGGTCCAGTGAATATCGCTTATTCCGGCGTTTATCAGTGGTGGTATACAATCGGATTACGCACTAATGAAGATCTTTATACTGGAGctctttttctattatttctttctgctaTATCCTTAATAGCGGGTTGGTTACACTTACAACCAAAATGGAAACCAAGCGTTTCGTGGTTCAAAAATGCCGAATctcgtctaaatcatcatttgTCAGGACTTTTCGGAGTGAGTTCTTTGGCTTGGACAGGACATTTAGTTCATGTCGCTATTCCAGGATCCAGGGGACAGTACGTCAGATGGAATAATTTTTTAGATGTATTACCCTATCCTCAAGGGTTGGGACCACTTTTTACGGGTCAGTGGAATCTTTATGCCCAAAACCCTGATTCGAGTAGCCATTTATTTGGTACTTCCCAAGGAACAGGAACTGCCATTCTAACCCTTCTCGGTGGATTTCATCCACAAACGCAAAGTTtatggctgaccgatattgctcatcatcatttagctattgcatttattttcctgatcgctggtcatatgtatagaacTAACTTCGGGATTGGGCACAGTATCAAAGATCTTTTAGAAACACATATTCCTCCAGGGGGTCGATTAGGGCGTGGGCATAAGGGTCTTTATGACACAATCAATAATTCGCTTCATTTTCAATTAGGTCTTGCTCTAGCCTCTTTAGGGGTTATTACTTCCTTAGTAGCTCAACACATGTACTCTTTACCTGCTTATGCATTCATAGCACAAGACTTTACTACTCAAGCTGCGTTATATACTCatcaccaatacatcgcagggtttatCATGACAGGAGCCTTTGCTCATGGAGCTATATTCTTCATTAGAGATTACAATCCAGAACAGAATGAGGATAATGTATTGGCAAGAATGTTAGACCACAAAGAAGCTATCATATCTCATTTAAGTTGGGCCAGCCTGTTTCTTGGGTTCCATACCTTGGGCCTTTATGTTCATAACGATGTTATGCTCGCTTTTGGTACTCCGGaaaaacaaatcttgattgaacCTATATTTGCCCAATGGATACAATCCGCTCATGGTAAGACTTCATATGGGTTCGATGTACTCTTATCTTCAACGAATGGCCCAGCATTCAATGCAGGTCGAAGCATATGGTTACCGGGCTGGTTGAATGCTGTTAATGAGAATAGTAATTCACTCTTCTTAACAATAGGTCCTGGGGACTTCTTGGTTCATCATGCTATTGCTCTAGGTTTGCATACAACTACACTGATTTTAGTAAAAGGTGCTTTAGATGCACGTGGTTCCAAGTTAATGCCAGATAAAAAGGATTTCGGTTATAGTTTTCCTTGCGACGGCCCAGGACGCGGCGGTACTTGTGATATTTCTGCTTGGGACGCATTTTATTTGGCAGTTTTCTGGATGTTAAATACCATTGGGTGGGTTACTTTTTATTGGCATTGGAAACACATCACTTTATGGCAGGGTAACGTTTCACAATTTAATGAATCTTCCACTTATTTAATGGGATGGTTAAGAGATTATCTATGGTTAAACTCTTCACAACTTATCAATGGATATAATCCTTTTGGTATGAATAGTTTATCCGTATGGGCGTGGATGTTCTTATTTGGACATCTTGTTTGGGCTACTggatttatgtttttaatttcttGGCGCGGATATTGGCAGGAATTGATTGAAACTTTAGCATGGGCTCATGAACGCACACCTTTGGCTAATTTGATTCGATGGAGAGATAAGCCAGTGGCTCTTTCCATTGTGCAAGCAAGATTGGTTGGATTAGCCCACTTTTCCGTAGGCTATATATTCACTTATGCAGCTTTCTTGATTGCCTCTACATCAGGAAAATttggttaa